GCAAAAGAAAATTTTCTCCTTTGGAATCCTCTCAACCACCATGATTTATCCCGCCCTAAGTACTGATACACATAAGATAAACCTCTCTACACCCTGAGATGCACATGATTCTCTCTTAAGATCTTTGGCTAGTTAAAATTTAATAACTTTACTGGCCAGGGTAATAATGATTACTCAAAACTCCAAGTAAAAGAATAATAGAAAGAGAAGATCATTAATCCAGCTTGCAGGAATCCATCAGCATACAAGACAAGACCCATGGGCTCATATcaacacaccccccccccccccccaaccctcTCTCCCCCTTCCCCTTATCCCTACCCAGTAAGAAGAACGAAAAAGGAacagagagaaagagagagcagCTATCAACGTGAAGTGCTGTATGGTTTGGCTACAAATCATCCACTTCATAAAAGACCAACTAAGACTCCAGAACAAAGTTCACATATTAAGAGCCGTTAGTCTCCTAATAGTTCTGACGCAACTGTGGAACATCTGAAGTATGATTAAACATTCAATGATTATACTCAAATTTATTCTTTGCTTTGATGTACACTCCTAATAGTTCTGACGCAACTGTGGAACATCTAAAGTATGATTGAAAATTCAATTGTTATATAACTCAAATTTATCCTTTGCTTTTATGTACGCTAAATCCGATTTTGAAGGCCAAAATTGAGAGATATGACCAGTTTCAAGAAAATCAAATATGCTAGAGAGCACAAACTGTGACATGACATCCCTTTCAACCAAAGTGAGTGAGCAGCTAAGATCATCACAACCGGTGAAACTTAATATTCACCACTGCGTTGAGACCATTAAACCAGATGCTAACGTGAAATAAACAACTGGACGCAACTGAACATGCATTATTTAGAAATACAAAACCAGCATAACATGACAAATTGATTGAACAAAGATGAGCATGTAACATAGAAGGTTTAAGGTACTTACGGGTTGTTCCAATCAGTTGTGTCCTCATTGACAAGATGTGTCCATTTTGTCCTTCCACTGCGACCAAAGTGTTTAACCTGCATGACTTTTGGTAGTATGGATTTATCCAACTTATCCTCCCCTGTTGGTGCAGAGAAATCACGGTGGAATATATTATCAGCACCAGAAGTTCCAGCTATATCATCAGCATCTGACTGGAAGAAAGCACCCTTGTGGTAGTATTTCTGCATGAACTTCCACTTCTGCTTGGGTGGTGGGGCAGGTTTCGGGTTTCTCCTTTCCCACTCCTTCCTCTCTTCTTCCGTCATGTTTCTTACCCTCTCTATTTCTTCCCTCTCCTTCTTACTAGCCTCCCTGTCTTCTCTCTCCCTCTTGATCCTGGCAATTTCTCTGGACTTCCAAGCTTCATATTCTTCAGCCTCATTCACCTCATCATCAGTATCTACATCAGCAATATTAGCTTCCAGCTCCAAGTTTTTCTGAATTATTTCTTCCTCTCGTATCTTCTCAACAACTATTTGCTTTGTTTCAAGTTTTCTCTCCTGTAACCTCTTCTTCACTAACTCCTCGAGAGCTCGTTCCTCTGCCTCACGCTTCTCACGCTCATCTATGGTGTCTCTCTCAGATTTTGGAACAAAAACTGGTTTCACCATTGCTATCCCTGTTGTCTCTTCCTCTGATTCAGTCTCATATTCtgattcttcttcctcctcttcctctacctcctcttcttcttcctccggCAGAGCTTCTTCCTGTTGCCTCTGAAGATTCTTTTCCCTGATTCTCCTCCTCCTTTCATCCAAGGCATCTTCATCATCCTCTTCAAATTCCATCCTCTCCAGTCTTCTATTTTCCTCTTCTATGGTTGAAACAATCTCCGCTTGCCGGATGCGTCGATGATCTGCTCTGATTTCCTCACGGTTATCAACTCTACTCTCTGCCAGTCGACGCAGCCTTGCATCATCCTTTCTTGCAATGTCTAAACCGCCCTGGCTGGGAAAGGCTTTCTCAAGCGCTGCTTCCCTGTTCATCCTAATATCCTCATCTTTTTCTGGTTCATCTGCCCATTCAGGAGCTTTACCAGGCCAATATCTTTTCACTTTTGTTTGGCCAATTTTACCCCTGAGCTTTTCCCTAATTGCAATAATTGTATCACTTACACCAGCTGTCACAGACATTTTTGTAAAGAGGAAAAAAACCCTCCTTGAAGAAAATGTTGTGTAAACAAAGCAGTGACCGCTTTATCTGCTTCAAGCCTCCGAACCCAATGATATAATCTCCCTATTAcaaagaaccaaaaaaaaaaatattagataaTATTATAACTACATAACTGATCAAGAAGAGATACTTTTTTGGCAATAAAGTGGATTTGTAACTTGTACTAAGTTATAGAAGATTTCAGTGCCTAACAAAAATAAAAGACAAATAACTCATAAAGAAGAACAATGCCGTTCCAATATCTTCTCTAGAGTCGCAATCAACTTCAACCTATATAATAGCATCAACATCTATCTTTCACTTGTCTTCTTTCAGACAAAGGTTGTTAACGGAGGGCGAAGGGCAGAATATTTCTATTTTATACATGAACAGAAACTCAAAGATATGAAGGGGAGCTCTGCTCATATAAACAGACTATAAATAAATTCAATCTCCTTCTCCACTTAATCTATCCAACTCAGCAGAAGCTTCTAGACCACCTTATTGATCAAAAGAGTAAATAGATTTTGAGATTGGTAATAGTGTAGGGAAAAGTTAACCTTGAAAAGCATGCCATGAAGGCCTTCATAGGCAGCAAAGCTGGTAAAAAAGGATCGTAAACCcaaaggcggatccaggatttaaactGTATGGGTTCAATTTTAAGATTAttagcattgaacccattatatttttaagtCAAGTGATCATATCTATTATTTATTGCAAATTTTTACACATGAATTTATTCTCCCCTCTGTATAAACCCTACTCCTTCCACAAAGGAACCCTAGAACCGACTAGGAGACAAATACAAATATCACCGCTTCAAAATAATCTTAAATTACTTTTTATACTAAAGAAGAACCACTCATATAGCAGAATCTATTTGTCTATGAACAGTTCCatgatttcttaaaaataaacacTATACTTGAGGGAATTCAGGCGGGCATAAAAGGGCAAATAcgtaaagaaggaaaaaaaagttGGATGATTAAACGAAAGAAAACTGACCTTAGAGATGATTAAATGATGGGACGGATACGGAGATTGGCGTTAGGAATAGACTCGCTCGACAATGGCGGTCGGGTAATCCAAGTGAGGTTGAACAAACATTTTACTACTCCTGCCCCATTTATACCCACGTAATTACCAACTTAACCTCCAAACGAAAATCAAAATTCTAACttaaaccccttttttttttttttggatttacaCGCACTTTAACAAATATTAATTAGAAGCATATATTTGAATATTTTACACTTATTTATGTCTAATTTAAAATAATGATAAAATTATACTAAGGataaaatgatgaaaaaataattaattataccTTAAACttttaaaatgataaataatttcGGACGACTATTTTAGTACCCACGACAGATAATttaagacggagggagtaatatttcaAGGAGTGAAAAGGGTCACTTTTGCCCATTAACTATGGGAAATAGGATAAAATACCCTTGGTCTCAAAGAGGTCTTCCTTGTTACTCAAGTAGCTTACTTATACCCCTGAAAACTAACTGGTCTCGTGTGTAATTTAATATAGAGTAAAGGGCTAAATTCGGCCTTTAACTATGCGAAATGTAATAACTTTTTCCTTAGTTAATAATTGGGGTTACCTGAGCCCTTGTCAAGTAAAGATATTACTCCAATATTAAGCCATTTTGAAGGTGATGGCACAAGTGACCCAGTAATACCATcgtataaaaatgaaaatttcatTCAACTCTCATAATCTTTTGAGATAAGGAAGCAAATGACAAGAGACCCAGTAATACCATCGTACAAAAATGACTAGAGACCCAGTAATACCAAAAATGAAAATTTCATTTAACTCTCATAATCTTTTGAGATAAGGAAGCAAAAGACTACCTTACatgaaatgagaaaaaaattcGATTATGTACCGACAGCAAAAATAGTATAAGTAGCCAAAGAAAAGAAACAACAGTAATAGTGATATAATTGAAGAAAGAAGACTGGAGGAGAAAAAAGAGATGTATCGAATTTTAATTTTGATATCTATATAACACTATTGCATGCATTTTTAAAACCgaataatatatttgatatagttcataaaAGTAGATCGTCATTTTTCGCTTTTCTAAAACTTACATCAATGACCTGTCTTATTTCGGTCTTTCACTTTGGTCTATCTATTATATATTAGTAGAGTTCAATTTGATCATTATAATATTTATTAACAGTATTAAGGTCACATTACAACTTATAATAAGTGGGAATTCAAAGATTTTGTAGTTACGGATTCTAACGGATGATTACTAACCAAAAGGCTTCTCTTTCAAATTCAACCTTTTAGAGGTCTTTTAATAGCTTTTTTTATATGCCTCATTTTTCTCttactatgagcccgtttggattggcttataagttgcttataagctgttttcagcttttttgagtgtttggctgaccagcttaaaatcattttgtgcttaaaataagctcaaaaaaataattgggcccatttgacttagcttatctaaagtagcttataagcaaaaaaaaataagttagactactccaacttattttttttagcttataagttgtttgcaacttataggcataagcccatccaaacaggctctatatatTGCTTTATtagcttaatattttttttaaaaaaaattatcagtAAATTTTAAATGAACACATAAATTACAACTTATTTCAATTGAGGACCCGaacatatattttaaaaatacttTTGCTTCTATTCTCAAATGTCTATTACATAGATAAGTTAACTacttaaaatatgtcacctcCTTTAATATACACATTAGCCTCAATAGCTTGTAAATCCTTAGAATCTTTCCAACTATaattgatgtgtataattaaagaaAATGACATTTTTTATGCATGTGTATCTAAATATTACATAATTTTTAATTTTCCAAGCAACAGTAATACTCCCtatgtcccaatttaagtgtatTAGTTTGATTgcgcacgaagtttaagaaataaagagagtttttgaatcttgtggtctaaaacttgcatgaacttactaaatatagaaagagacaccgTTTTTGTGACaaataaaaaaggaaagtaagCCACTTAAATCGGGACGGAGGAAGTATCAAATAATTGTAACAAAAGAGAACAATCATATTTAAGGTTTTTGACTATCGTTTTTTTCTTTTgtggtgggggaggggggggggggtgaagggGGGTAAAAAAAGATTAGGCGGTGTGCAGAAGGACACATGATTAAATTAAGCACGAAGGTTGAAGCTTTATTTGTGTTTAAAAAATTATTAGAATGTATAGTTTATAAAATAATGTGCCGCTTATAATAGAAACTAACAAAAGGAAAAGTGCTTTTATGAACTAACATCGAAAAATAGCTTATAATATAAACCaacaaaaggaaaaatataaacTAACATTTAGCATGGGCCAAATGTTATTTCTAGAATTAAAAATGTCAAAGTTTGACACATGAGTTATTATGCATTTAGATAAAAGTACTGAATTTAATAATAAATAATtggtttatttgatttaaaaagttgaCATTCTTTCAATAAACATGAGTCAAATGTCTTAAAAGCTATTTATAATAAAAATATTACTTCAAACATATATTTTACATGGAAAAATATGAATTGTAcaagaaaatataaatttaaacaTCTTTTTTTACATGGAAAAAGATGCATATTAGGAGTTTTGTGTTGAGAAGGGTATTCTGAGAACTAAGAAAGATATTAAATATAAAGTAGTAAACAAATTGATCAAACTGCAAGTGCTAATAAGCTAATTAACTTTTGACTTATGAACACTTGACTTCCAGCCTTTTtttaaaacccaaaaaaaaaaaaaaaagacttctaGCAATTTCTGAGATTTAGCAAACAAACAGATAAGTTAAACCAGTTAGCTTTAAGCCCCATCTAAATTGTCAGTCTAAAATTCTTGTTCAAATCAAGTTCATCCCAGTAACTATGGAAAGGTTACCAGCGCAGCaggtattcattttttttttttgaattctatAATGGGAACTTAGGAAGAGAATATATAATTAACAATTGTTCTGAATGTAAGTGAATATATAAACTTCAAAATACAAACGTTTCTGTCATACTATGCACTACGTGTTAGCTAGTTATAGCAAATCTTATTTCTTCTCATTTTCAAGGGTCAATACTTCCAGTGCCTCCAGATCCATCGAAATACATGGATCCAGTGCTGACACTTTCCATTAGAGCAAATTTCATGTCTTCCGATGGCCTCCAGTGTCGCTTCCTTTGGTTTATGAACCAATTGTTTATCTGCTTCTGGTCTAGCCCTGTCCTTTCCGATAGCCTATTTTTTTCCTCTTCCTGCATTAATGTCATCTATACATTGTTACATGAATAGAAAAAAACTGATGATCAGCACTATAAACTCGTTAGTCCTGAATTCTGCACGTTCCAATCACATGAATCTATCAATCAATTAGAATGACAAATAAAAAGTATTTAAGTCTGAATCCTATCATATTAACCTTGACATTTGAATAGAAGTTCCAAGTCATGGAATTGACCATTAAATCGAGGCGTAAAAGGAACTAGCAACGTTATTCAGGACAAATGCTATATATAATGTTTGAACTTTGAAGACCCGTTAAAATATGAACTAGTTTAGCCAGATCTCTTTAGAAAAGTTTTTGAATGTTTCGACCAGCAATTCTAGCTAAAGCATAGTTGCGAGACATCCTTAAACAAGTGGCACGGGGAAGTACTAGAAATTACCGTGGGATAAGGCCATCTATAGTGGGTATTCCACCAGTCCAGCAACGCAATTCTTGCATCTTTAGGTAACTTGCCTTTCTTCCTCTTCTTCAAAAATTCCTTTCTCAAGCTGCTAAGATAGCCGCTATATTTCCTCATCAGCATTTCTTTTAGCTCACTATCGCCTTCACGGTTAGCAGGAGACTCTTGACTATCCGCTGCTTCCATCTCCTCACAGCCTAGATCCTCATCTGAGGTACCACCTGCTTCATCTGTTATGGACATCCAACATATATCAAAAGGACTGGTATGCTTACATCACCTAGCGCGGCACATCTTTTGCATTCATAATCAAAGATCCATCATGGTATGTTTctgttttacaaaaaaaaaaaaaaagatatccgACCAAGCAACACTATTTACGTGGAATACTTTATAGCCCCGAGCAATAGTATGAGACATAAAATGTTTTGACCATTTAATTAAATGAGAATTAACACATTAACAATTGATTTAACGGTTCACTAGATGACCAAGCTTCCAGTTGAACAGATCCAAATTGAGCGGTTTTAGCATCATATCTCGAGTAATTATGGAGCCTTGTACAGCTGCATAACACTAATTAAGATATCATACAAGGATCCAGCTAATGGAAATGACATACACACAGTTTTCAGTACATGGTAACATGCAGATGTTACCCATCAGGACAGCAGAAACCCTTAAGGAGCAATGGAATCTAATTCTTGCACAGTTAAAGATGCTTGATTTAGTTATGCATCATCACATTTCAGAAGGGATTCAGTCAAAACTATCCAATTTCAAATGGGTCTGCATTTTCAAACAGCACACAGCTCTAACATAACTAAATTCCCCGGCTTTATATGAGGCAAAAAAAAGTGAATGTATTTCTTATATACTCGGTCTCTCCTAATGCAAAATTGGTCTTTCCAACACGAAGATTTACAACTTACAGTGAGGTACGTAAATTTTGAGGTGGTAAACAAAGTGACATGTGGCCCCAAGCTGTGATTATAAAGACGTCCTATCCTAGTATACATTAGGTAGTAAATTTGGATGCTTGAATCATGTAGTATCATAGCTTGTACTAAGTACGATTTCTAAAGATTACAAACAGAAAATAAGTTGCATAAAACTTGGGAGTATATCTCATCAAACTACATATGTATGATCTTTTTTAAGTATTAAACCTTGGTCCCTCTTATTATTCCAATGTTTCTTGGTGTCATCCTTAATTAATTCAGAGTCTAGCAGCACAAGCAAAAATGAATACAGGAGAGGAAGGACTTCAGCAACACTGGAATGCATAGAGAGCAAAGACATGGATACAGGAGAAAGGAAAGCAATAAATACCCGGAAGACTTCAGCACCACCGGAATGCATAGAGAGGAAAGAAATGGATACAGGAGAAAGCAATAATCACAAACAGTAAGATGACTATATATGATACCTCTTTATTTTGAAGtataaagaaaaaaattccaCCTCAACAGTAGCGGAGAGGTCAGCCAATTATATTAGCTAGCaaatcaaattaaaaaatattaagGTCTTGTAAAGGGATCCTTGCTTGTATAATCCATGCATAGCAGCTATTGTTTCCTAgttgaaagtaataatgattcTCAGAAGTAGAGAAAAGATATCCTCCCCTTAGAACAGATTGCGTTGGCACATATATATATTGCGCCAAAACCATTTATGTGCAAGTAAAATGTTCAGCAGAATAAAACTACTGAGGAC
The sequence above is a segment of the Lycium barbarum isolate Lr01 chromosome 6, ASM1917538v2, whole genome shotgun sequence genome. Coding sequences within it:
- the LOC132598442 gene encoding uncharacterized protein LOC132598442 — encoded protein: MSVTAGVSDTIIAIREKLRGKIGQTKVKRYWPGKAPEWADEPEKDEDIRMNREAALEKAFPSQGGLDIARKDDARLRRLAESRVDNREEIRADHRRIRQAEIVSTIEEENRRLERMEFEEDDEDALDERRRRIREKNLQRQQEEALPEEEEEEVEEEEEEESEYETESEEETTGIAMVKPVFVPKSERDTIDEREKREAEERALEELVKKRLQERKLETKQIVVEKIREEEIIQKNLELEANIADVDTDDEVNEAEEYEAWKSREIARIKREREDREASKKEREEIERVRNMTEEERKEWERRNPKPAPPPKQKWKFMQKYYHKGAFFQSDADDIAGTSGADNIFHRDFSAPTGEDKLDKSILPKVMQVKHFGRSGRTKWTHLVNEDTTDWNNPWTYNDTLRAKYNTKMAAVNAPIAKPKGKKMKDWETR